The DNA region TGCCGGTGTTGACGACCCGACGCTCGGGATAGCCACTCACTGCCGTGCTGGCGCTACGCGACGAAGCTACTGTTCGACGGCAGCTGATTCCGGAACCGACCCCTCGTACTGGTCGCGGAACTCTCCGATCAACTGTCCCATCTTGGCGTACCAGTCGTTGAGCAGGCGCTGCATCTCGTTGGCGATCTCGTCCGGGTCTGTCGGTCGGTAGACGTGGTAGTAGCCGCCCTGCTCGTAGTTTATCTGCGTCTTCTGCACGAATCCCGTCTGCATGAGCCGTTGCACTGACCGATACGCCGTCGACCGTTCCCGGTCGATTCGCTCGGCAACGTCGTCGACGGTCAGCGGTTCGTCACTCTCCGTCAGCAGTCGGAACACGTCCTTGTCGAGTTCCTTCAGCCCGTGAAAGCACTCCAACAGGCCGTCGCAGGTCATATCCTGCCGAAGAAGTTCGCTCATCGAGTTCGCCATACGGCCCGATAGGTCGTTCGGGCGAAAAAGCGTTTGTATGAACGAGGCAATACTATGCTCGTCTGGTTCGGTCGCGAACGGGGACCCTTGGTCGAGTTTCTGAACGTCTACATCTCGGGAGCGGGGACGATCCGCCGTCCGCGTCAAGCGGCCCCTCAGATCCCGCTCACCGAACGACGAATGCGCCGTCGCGTTCCATGTACGGGTGACCGTATCCGCAGTCGGTGAGACAGCTAAGCGTGTAATCCCCGCGCTCGGAAGCTCTCAGCCGGGCGGTCGTCGGGGTGGTCGCATCCGCCGGGAGCGGAATCGGATGCAGCATCATCCCACCCATCCCGCCGCCCATGTTTCGACCGGACGGCATCACGGCGAGGCTGTGGTCGGGATAGCGCTCGTTCGCGTCTTCGAGCGCGTCGTGGAAATCGCCGGTCGTGGGAGCCGGAATCCGGTCTTCGTTCCGTTCCTCGAGCGTCTCGTGGTCAGGAACACCCTCGCGGACGGCCGACGGCAGGGCTCCCAATGCGGTCTCCGCGCTCGTGTTGAACGCCACGACGTCGACGACAGTGCCGCGGTCGAAGGCCCACTCTTCGCGTTCGGTGCCAGTCTCGTCGAGGAGGACGAACCCCCAGTGGTACGACCC from Salinigranum rubrum includes:
- a CDS encoding helix-turn-helix domain-containing protein, translating into MANSMSELLRQDMTCDGLLECFHGLKELDKDVFRLLTESDEPLTVDDVAERIDRERSTAYRSVQRLMQTGFVQKTQINYEQGGYYHVYRPTDPDEIANEMQRLLNDWYAKMGQLIGEFRDQYEGSVPESAAVEQ